Below is a genomic region from Culicoides brevitarsis isolate CSIRO-B50_1 chromosome 2, AGI_CSIRO_Cbre_v1, whole genome shotgun sequence.
ttttgaatcataTTAAGTTGATATGAACCATTTTTGAAACTTCTTAGAGGACCGGTAAATCTCGTTCTACCAATGAgacattttgtttttagtaaaaattcacCTGAAGGTAtgcaattaatattattttaaagaaaattgaattttttacttcaaaagtaTGCAATTAACCTTAcacttgcaatttttaattttttttggttaaacatgtaattttcttaatttttattgtaaaaaaacctTCTCAGAACTATTAATGatgaatctaaaaaaaattaaagaaattcatgAAGTAACATTTGAGTTAAagcgttacaaaatttgtatggatttttaatttgaatacaacgttcataaatttaaatttaaaatttttattgaataaattcagggctgaaaaaaatatatgattataatataataattattacttttgtatAAGCCTGCATCTTCAtagaaatgcaataaatttcattcaaattatatctgattttaaaaaaaatatttttttttgtttaaccaaagtaattaaaataaagaaaatatcgaggaaaatatttaaactagatttaattaaaaaattaaaataaatttaaaaataaataataaaaattaattatttaactaaattaaaaaaaataattaatttaaaaaaaaatataaattttataaacatttaataagtaatttaaaaatatttttttttattttaaaataaataattattaaatttataaaaattaaaaaaaaaataattaatttaaaaattaaatttataattatatttttagatatgatccagaaaaaatattttaattttacgcttattacgaaaaaaaaaattttttttttcaattttttaaaatttatgttttatatgaaaaaatcatcaaaaccttgacgacgaagaaaatatatattttttccatcatcacaaggtcaaatattttttccacgtTGAAACATTTATTCTTATTGCCTCAACTTTATTGCGAAATTCCTTTTTACCAGAATCCATAAATCGGACAGATGTTCGTGAATGTCTCTCATGAGACCGCAAAAGttgattgattaaaaaatgtttgcgtGACAGGATGAGACGTTAAAAGGTTCGcgtgcaaataaataaaaaaaaactaaaaaggacTTGATTCTACCTCAAGAGGATTTTGAATGTCAATCATCGAATTAAAAACAAAGTCGCAATTAAGACCTTTTCTCGACTTATTTGCGTCGAACGGAAATTTCCGATAATGttcaatcaacttttttcaaccgcaataaacatttattgacAGTTTTCAGCTCTTTTTGATAGATCGATAAAAGttgtatgcaaaaaaaaacagcagtaaaataattacatgcagttttaatttaattttacgacaaaaaaaaaaacaaattattaccTTGAAAAACCTGTTTCGTCGTTCCTTCTTCGAAGCGAATATATGCGGCTACTTAGCTAATTCTACCGCAAAAAAGTACATTTGCTACTTAGTTAAAGTGCATATGATGTGTTAGTTGCATGTTTTTGAAGTAGGTAAAATAATTGCAACACTTAAAGCCACAGAAAAACAAGTGCTTGGCAGTATCTTTtgcacattatttattttttgtgtgtttttcctGATGTATTAATGTTGCGAACGAGTAAGACAACTTGAGTCACTTTGCGAGTTTTCAGATGAAAAATGAAGTGGTTTCAACGTCGGAAGGAAATACGCAAACAAGAAAAGTgacattttgtcaaaaatttacaattttctcaGATAATTGAAATTAACGACTTTGCTTGTCTTTTGCCTCGTTTTCTCCTAAATCTAAACTCAGGTAACTGTTTAACATGTATCTCACGTTTGTGCGCTTTGAAATGTAAATTGCTCCTTTGGCAGAGATACTCGTGTTACAGAAACGGGaagaaaatgtataaataattCTATCATCCGTTGCTATCTGCTTAGTTTATCTGTCGAAATGGCAACGCATGAAGTAAAGCCGAAAATGGATTCTCACGAAATCTATAGTTATTTACGGAAAATGAGATTGTCAATTCATGTCAATGGCACGGAAATACatcaaaatggatttttagATGGAGTAAAGTACCAGGCGACTccattttttaccgcatttcacatttattttgtGGTTTTATGCAGAAAATTACCAGATTATTGGTTTTAAGAGAAATTCGGATTCGgagattctaaaaaaaattaaaattttagaaaataatttttaaggaaaaattgcgAAAGTCTTAagtttttcctcaaattttcttccttttttgtagaattttcaagacttcaatttttaagatttctttaattttttttaaggattttgaaaatattatttttttttattttttatgaattttcgagagcttttcaaaaaatagaaattttgaaaatttgtagaaatcataatcgaaaaaataatatttttaaattattaaaaaattatgaggaaaacttatgaaataaaaagcgAAAAGTTGTTAATATTCTGAAAAACTGAAGGAAAATTCgcggaaaatctaaaaaaaattttttcgcatttttctttacgagtttttattaacgacttttatttttttatattttataggaAACGTGACTTCaacaaagataaaaaaaattcaaaaaattaaaaatacaaatttttaaaaaaaaaattcaaaaaattttaaaaaaaaaaaaaaaaaaaaaattttattatttttgaaaatttaaaaaattttattttagaaaaatctcaaaatttaaaaaaaaatttaaaagctttatttttttttaatttttaaaaaaaattagaatcttttcagataaatttgaaaatatctttttatcCAAGGAAATTCGTAGAAAATTGCGGTTAAACTTACTcgacaaacatttttcaattacgTCTCTTAATAAATTCTAGCTTCACGGGATTTTCCATGTCAAATCACAAGACTAGTTGACtcgtttcataaattatttcattccgTCACATTTTTCATCCCTTTCCAACAATTTTCCGTGATAATGAGCGTGGAAACAACAAAGTCAAGTCGTCGCATATGTTCGCACGAGTCGACAAAATGTCTGTTAAGGTTTTTACTGCCTTCTTGTCTATTTACTTTGGTCTTTTTGTCGTGTGTCATTTacgtataaatattttattaggaCGAGTCAAAGGCAagtttgtcgatttttttttttctttttttttattgagaaaacaagaaaaaaacattttctcataatttcacACTCTTTCTCCGATTTCTGTTGAGGCGTTgccaaaataagaaaaagatGATAAATTCGATGAAAGGAATTTGGGATGCCCCATTTCACTTTTGTGttcatttttatgtttctacACTTGTTAGAGCATAAcgaaggaatttttaatattattatctcGGAATGTCACAAAATCACGGGACGAGggaaattttcttcgaaaagttttgttagacaaataaaaaaaatctcgataaaaatttaatttgtcatCTTTTTGTCACGATTCGATGTGTGAACGGCAAAGTAAAACGTTTTAGACACCAGGCAAGTGTGTCGGACAGTCAGTAACGCACACGTGCCTCGTcgtcatgaaaaaaaacagaagaaacgTTTTAACGAATGAACGGTTCAACGCGCTAGTTttctcacgattttttttttattttaaatttttaatgcaaacagtctgattcaatttttctgatctaaaatttaaatttgaaaaaaaatcaaaacaattgtCTGTCACCCATTCTGAACGTGATCCGTTGTTCGATCTTTGATCAGTTTCTAagctaatgatttttttttgttttgtaatgtaaacaaaaatgcGGTCGTTGTGTGATAACGTTTTGCATGGCGCTCGTTCATCTCACTTGTCGCAATAATAACGTGTGAAGGGTAACACAAAAGtttgtatatatttaaaagataaatattgaataatgaaGCGTTCTTTCGTGTACACAAGTGTGAAGTAAATATATTACGTTATCATCACTAATGGCGCTGTACGGAATGATGTTTTTCTATTCTTAGGTTTTAAGGTCAGATTTATTCACGGACTAATATGTGAGAGATGTGATGagagtgacatttttttatgcaacagCTGATTTTacggaatttttattatttttttacatatcttATTGCGATgtgggaaatttttatttttgttcattattttttttaaattaaattttaaatttttttaaaattaaattaaataaatatttttcaaaaatctatttctttttcataatttaatttttttcaaaaataaaaataataaaaaaaattgtaaaaataaataaaatacgaatctaaaataaaatgggataaaaatccaactaaaatgaaaaaaacaataaaattatcaggtattaattaatataattaaattattaaatttttaattattaatttaattatttattattaattttttaaattattaatttattaaattattttaataaaataaaaaaatattttttttaagtttttgttcttttaaaagtcgaaaatctaataaggcaaaatattttttttttaattttatcaataataaagcttattatttttcaagcctttcataaaatttagcaaaaaaaaaaataatttttagcaataTCTGCATATCAATAAGTATTTTATAAggattttttcctgtttttttttaaagaaaattaattttttattaattttttttatgatttttaaaacttcttaatgatttatttttgaaaattaaaaatttagaaaaattaaattaaattaagttttgaataagttttaatctaaaatttttagtaaaaatagtatttaaatttttaagattttttttaaatatttcacatcaaaaaaaattaatttatcatgtttttcgaagaaatttcgtgaaatattaatttaccaaattttaatttttttttttgcaaaaaggcaaaatttgTCCTTGactatttctgaatttttgttcataaattgGGAATTAAAAAGCCttcaaaacacaatttttattaatttttaatattttttttacattttaaaatatattttttatttgccttCACTAACACTGGCATTCTTGACAATAACCCTAACGATTTCCTTTTCATCCTTTTTACTGATTCTCCGATTCGCGCAACaaggaaaatcaaaaaatttctgctcAGTTCCGATATTTTCTCCATCCTCAATTGTTTGAGGCAAATCACATCCCAACGTTTCGGGCAaataaagacacaaaaatcCGCCAACAAGTCCTACGATACCCAAAACGATCATTGGTAGCAATGTCCAAATATTCGAGAGATAAACAACCAACGGAGCAACCATGCTCGCCAAATATCCCATGATGTGCACAAAAGTGAGTCCTTGTCCTCGCACGACAGTTGGTAGCAGTTCCGCTGCATATTGAATACCCAAGTTGTAGGAAAAATTCGCTGTGGCACGTCCGACAATCGCAAGAGCAGCAGAATAAATGCCAAACGGAGCTAAAGTCGATAAAAGACTAAAAAGCCCGCCGAGCATGAGAGCAACCGAACAACACCAACGACGCCCGACTTTATCGAGAATTAAGACGAGAATTATATCGGCAGGGAATTCCGTGAAGGACCCGATTGTATGAACGATGAAAATATTCGATCCGATGCTGCCGGCATTTCGAGCATGACCTTCGAAGACGAGCGATGTAGTCATCCACATGACACAAAGtaactgaaaattaataaaaaatggatcgaaaaggaattttcattaaattttctcatactTACAACGGTAATTTTTCGCATTCTTGGCGTTTTGAAGAGATCCAAGAtggtaaaatttgttttttcctcAGGAACGGAAGTTTGATTCATGTTTGAGTTCCGGAATTCCTCGTAAACGGCATCATCGACAGTTTTTCCGTTAATTCGTGCAATTCGTTTCatgattttaatgcatttatcAACCCTTTCCATGCTCATTAGCCATCTAAAATCCAttcaaactcataaaaaattaaaaatttaaatctcaaaaaaacttaccttgctGATTCCGGCAAAACCAGCGGTGCAAAAATAACTAAACCAATAGGAGCTGCTGTCACAACGGTAAAAAGTCTCCAATCTTCTGTCCAAATTGCAAGCCACGGAACTAAACACATGGCAGCAGTGAAAAATGTTCCGACGCTCATGTTCGATACAAAAGTTCGCCATTTCACTCCCGTGTATTCCAACACGATGATGTAGAACATGACGTAGCAATTGTCGTAAGCAAAGCCAACCATGAAGCGGTACAAGCTGAAGGTCCAAAAATTCGTTGCGAAAATCGTTGAAAGTCCGAATGCGAGAGCTACCATGTTAGCAAGGACCAAAGTGGGCAAACGCCCGTAATGATCGGAGAGATAACCGAATAAAAGTCCTCCGAGAATGGCGCCAACGTAGTAAATTGACACGGCGACATTCGGGAAATAGCCTTGAGAGCAAACCCAgtttagctgaaaaaaattaaaattaattaaaaatttatttaaaaataataaattaatttaaaaataattataaataattaaatttaaattaatttaattaaataaaaaaaattgaataattttttaaattaacaatttttgtcgatttaactaaaataatatttaattaaatttttattaataataattaatatttaactaaaaattttgaaatactttttcatacaaaataatataaaaatttcaattttttaccattttttaataattttaaaatatttaaaaaatgcttttttaaaaatattttcaatattttcaaaaatttatttttatttgtttgaaaatcattttaagtatttcaagaaaaaatatcaaataaatttaaaatttaataaaagtttaaaatttgaaaaaattttccaaaataatttgaaaacagtcaaaaatttttcatcagtcaatgaattttttcaaaaataattttaaaattctgaattaaaaaaaaataatttattttaagtaagcaaatttttaaaattttatattttattttatttaaaatgatttttgaaattttcaatgaaaaaaaaataatttattaatttaaaaatattattattttaaaaaattaaaaaaaaaatcataaaaaattaataaaaattttttaaatattttttgaaacgaaattttttactaattttttgttaattaaaatttaaaaaccttaaaaattacttttttaaagataatttgaaaaattataaaaaatatcgaaattttaaattttttaaaattaattttgtgcaatttaaaataaaaataaaaaaaattacctccaTTCCAAGACTGGAATAAGGAACCTCCGTTCGATTGTAACTCCATCCTACATCGCACTCAATTTCCTTCCATTCCCTCTGAAGCTGCCCAATATCACTGCCGTTTGCGATGCTCGTTAGCACCTCATTTGGATCAACGTCGTATCGCGTGCATCTCGAATACTGCTGATGATCGACTTTCGGTATGAAAATCGCTTTACtgcaataaatatttgcgCTTAACGACCTTCAcactttggaaaaataaatctaaaaatctcACATTTCCTCATCTCGCATGCTAGAATTGCTCACTCCAGGCACATTGCACCAATGATCGTTCGGCGTCAATGTCATGAACATCTGACTCATGTACACAAACgccaaaaagaacaaaaatggaCACattaaaaggaacaaaaacacTTGATAAATTCCATATTCTCCGACGTGTGGCAATAATTCGTCAAAATCCATCTTCACAGGTTTCGATCCCGTCTCTTTTGTCTTCCGAAGATTATCATCGTCGAATTTTACGTGATGTTCGTACCACGAATCGGGTTGCTTTTCCTTCCACGACTTGCggatttgttcaatttcaaagcTCTCTTGTTGTCCCATCGAAAATCGCCGAAATTCCTCAATCTCGTAAACTAGCATCAACTTTCGCGATAGACAAGTGTTGAAAAACTGAACTCGTAGACGGAGCCCGAGGCATTTCAGCGCGCTGTAAATGGTCGTCGACAATAGAAACTTGCTGAttgatgattaaataaatgattagcAAGTCGTCGACGGCTTGttgttattcaatttttgagcgaTGATGCGCGATACGAGATAAAAGGAAGCTGCTATCACACCTAAGGCAGCAGGTTTGAACTCGACTTTGATACGGAATTTGTTGTTGTCGCCATTtgcagtgatttttttttgtttcgagcATCAAAGGACGTAACgtggaaaattttgtcattagcATCAGTTGGAGACGTGAttttacgacatttttttttaatgaatgaacgaCAAATTTGAAGTAATgacatcaaaataaaaataaaattatcgatttttaagGTTCAATGAACTTTTGggccaaaaaacttttaagttaaaaataaaaattaattatttttttttattaaagcctaaaatgagtaaaattcTCAaggaaaagttacaaaaattcttaataaaaaatttaaatcaaataaaattttaattaaatttattaattaatttactttattttatttttcttaattttatttttatttttataaaatttatttattttgaattttatattttatgaaaaaaaatatgtttgaaatgtcaaaaatgacttttaaattttttttaactttcgagtaatttttaattttttttttaagtttaaggttaagtcaaaaaaattctaattaagtttaaatttattctaaaagtttcaatttatttatcttttaatcaattaatttatttattaactaaattaattttatttattgactaaattaaattaagttttaaaaatttaagtcaatttttttttcttcccttaattttatataggaaaaaaaaaatttaaattaattaaaataaataagttaattaatttttagtaaattaattttttttttcaatttttgtgataaattttgaataggtttccaattaaaaaaaaaatttaaattaaaaaaaaatatttaaatttttttaattgacttaaaatttttacttgaaaaatatttaattcaataaaaaaattgaattaatttttattcttatttttttttaatttttctatcaaatgaATCATcgtaaatttcgaaattattgaaataaatttccttccgtgttcatttttatcaagTCCAGACGTCACATTTCTCCTAAATTAACTGTTAAATgccatttattaatatttttatgactgTTCCGCCTCCCACATCTGCCGTTCACATTTTAATGCGTAATCATGATCATATAATTAACAaagttcaataataaaaatgattcatcAATAATTGAATGGTGCGTTACCCGTATGATGTTAGGAGTCACTGAcattaatttcatcaaaaataaaaaaaattcttgacacATGTCGtttctttcattaatttttaacgacgTAAAACCTTTCTTTGAGTTTCtttctattaatattttttttgtgttctacATTTTCGCgtcaatcattaaaaattactttgaat
It encodes:
- the LOC134831138 gene encoding solute carrier family 22 member 2-like, with amino-acid sequence MLVYEIEEFRRFSMGQQESFEIEQIRKSWKEKQPDSWYEHHVKFDDDNLRKTKETGSKPVKMDFDELLPHVGEYGIYQVFLFLLMCPFLFFLAFVYMSQMFMTLTPNDHWCNVPGVSNSSMRDEEIKAIFIPKVDHQQYSRCTRYDVDPNEVLTSIANGSDIGQLQREWKEIECDVGWSYNRTEVPYSSLGMELNWVCSQGYFPNVAVSIYYVGAILGGLLFGYLSDHYGRLPTLVLANMVALAFGLSTIFATNFWTFSLYRFMVGFAYDNCYVMFYIIVLEYTGVKWRTFVSNMSVGTFFTAAMCLVPWLAIWTEDWRLFTVVTAAPIGLVIFAPLVLPESARWLMSMERVDKCIKIMKRIARINGKTVDDAVYEEFRNSNMNQTSVPEEKTNFTILDLFKTPRMRKITVLLCVMWMTTSLVFEGHARNAGSIGSNIFIVHTIGSFTEFPADIILVLILDKVGRRWCCSVALMLGGLFSLLSTLAPFGIYSAALAIVGRATANFSYNLGIQYAAELLPTVVRGQGLTFVHIMGYLASMVAPLVVYLSNIWTLLPMIVLGIVGLVGGFLCLYLPETLGCDLPQTIEDGENIGTEQKFFDFPCCANRRISKKDEKEIVRVIVKNASVSEGK